In one Thermodesulfobacteriota bacterium genomic region, the following are encoded:
- a CDS encoding DUF4143 domain-containing protein yields the protein MADYLEWFEDAYFLFTVRLFDPSLARSNTNPKKVYCIDHALVTSVSSGILVNSGHLLENLVFTALRRLYQEICYYRTRAGREVDFVVPRRGRPPLLVQVCQSLREPQTRKRETAALIEAMAELGLTAGTIVTRNEDERIEAGGGTIEVVPAWRFLLELPESTE from the coding sequence GTGGCGGATTACCTGGAATGGTTCGAGGACGCCTATTTCCTGTTCACCGTGCGCCTGTTCGACCCGTCCCTCGCCCGCAGCAACACCAATCCGAAGAAGGTCTACTGCATCGATCACGCACTGGTCACCTCGGTATCGTCCGGAATCCTGGTCAACTCCGGCCATCTCCTGGAGAACCTCGTGTTCACCGCCCTTCGACGCCTGTACCAGGAAATCTGCTATTACAGGACCAGGGCCGGCCGGGAGGTCGATTTTGTTGTCCCCCGGCGCGGCCGGCCACCGCTGCTGGTCCAGGTGTGCCAGTCTCTTCGCGAACCGCAGACGCGGAAACGGGAAACCGCGGCCTTGATCGAGGCAATGGCCGAGCTGGGCCTCACCGCTGGCACCATCGTGACCCGAAACGAGGACGAGCGGATCGAGGCCGGTGGCGGGACCATCGAAGTGGTCCCGGCATGGCGGTTCCTGCTCGAGCTGCCGGAATCGACGGAATAG
- a CDS encoding ATP-binding protein: MPPLPRTILPDLVRASQGREPVLVLTGARQTGKTTLAAVQLPAFLEQPFAYVSFDDPDERHRFGEHGVALLEGFTAPLVVLDEVQKMPALFEPLKLVVDRRQLAAKPGGPTFLLTGSSQVLLMKGVRETLAGRVALFNLDPFSLAEVAGSPEKPLLTALWAGEADLKEWAFRSARLAPDRRRQLLAIRDRHRELGGYPPVWQREDPADCLRWLRNYRATYLERDLADVGQVANLVTFARAQKLLAARTAQLLAVSDLARDLGLAANTVKRYLDLLAMTFQCTLLPPFFRNVGKRLVKTPKLYWNDTGLCRAILGDMALTAGAAYETWVLGELRKATIRFPLPPEICFYRTSAGMEVDVLLAGGGRLLPMEVKAGATVTAADARSVEQFMREHPEEAGIGLVIYPGKEMRQLRPGIWAVPDWLLFAGV, encoded by the coding sequence ATGCCGCCCCTGCCTCGCACCATCCTGCCCGACCTTGTCCGGGCTAGCCAGGGCCGCGAGCCGGTGCTGGTGCTGACCGGCGCCCGCCAAACCGGCAAGACCACACTGGCAGCCGTCCAGCTGCCGGCCTTTCTGGAACAGCCCTTCGCCTATGTCTCCTTCGACGATCCGGACGAGCGCCACCGGTTTGGGGAGCACGGCGTGGCGCTCCTGGAGGGCTTCACCGCCCCCCTGGTGGTCTTGGACGAGGTGCAGAAGATGCCTGCCCTCTTCGAGCCCCTCAAGCTGGTGGTCGACCGCCGCCAACTGGCCGCCAAACCCGGGGGGCCGACCTTCCTGCTGACCGGCTCCTCCCAGGTCCTGCTCATGAAGGGCGTCCGGGAAACCCTGGCTGGCCGGGTGGCGCTCTTCAATCTCGACCCCTTCTCGCTGGCCGAGGTAGCCGGCAGTCCCGAAAAGCCACTTCTGACCGCCCTCTGGGCCGGCGAAGCTGACCTTAAGGAATGGGCCTTTCGGAGCGCCCGCCTGGCGCCGGACCGCCGGCGCCAGCTGCTGGCTATCCGGGACCGCCACCGGGAGCTCGGTGGCTACCCCCCGGTCTGGCAGCGGGAGGATCCGGCAGACTGCCTGCGCTGGCTGCGCAACTACCGGGCAACCTACCTGGAGCGGGACCTCGCCGACGTGGGCCAAGTGGCCAACCTCGTCACCTTTGCCCGGGCCCAGAAGCTTCTCGCTGCTCGCACGGCCCAGCTCCTCGCTGTCAGCGACCTGGCGCGGGACCTGGGCCTGGCGGCGAACACGGTCAAACGCTACCTGGACCTGCTGGCCATGACCTTCCAATGCACCCTGCTGCCGCCCTTCTTCCGGAATGTGGGCAAGCGGCTGGTGAAGACGCCGAAGCTCTACTGGAACGACACCGGCCTGTGCCGCGCCATCCTGGGGGATATGGCCCTCACCGCCGGCGCCGCCTATGAAACCTGGGTTCTGGGCGAGCTGCGCAAGGCGACGATCCGTTTCCCACTGCCGCCCGAGATCTGCTTCTACCGTACCAGCGCCGGCATGGAGGTGGATGTCCTTCTGGCCGGTGGCGGCCGCCTTCTGCCCATGGAGGTGAAGGCCGGCGCCACGGTGACCGCCGCCGACGCCCGCTCGGTGGAGCAGTTCATGCGGGAGCACCCCGAGGAGGCCGGCATCGGGCTCGTCATCTACCCGGGCAAGGAGATGCGGCAGCTCCGGCCTGGCATCTGGGCCGTGCCGGACTGGCTGCTCTTTGCCGGGGTGTGA